One region of Rattus norvegicus strain BN/NHsdMcwi chromosome 13, GRCr8, whole genome shotgun sequence genomic DNA includes:
- the Kiss1 gene encoding metastasis-suppressor KiSS-1 precursor, translating into MISLASWQLLLLLCVASFGEPLAKMAPVVNPEPTGQQSGPQELVNAWQKGPRYAESKPGAAGLRARRTSPCPPVENPTGHQRPPCATRSRLIPAPRGSVLVQREKDMSAYNWNSFGLRYGRRQVARAARG; encoded by the exons ATGATCTCGCTGGCTTCTTGgcagctgctgcttctcctctgtGTGGCCTCTTTTGGGGAGCCACTGGCAAAAATGGCACCTGTGGTGAACCCTGAACCCACAG GCCAACAGTCCGGACCCCAGGAACTCGTTAATGCCTGGCAAAAGGGCCCGCGGTATGCAGAGAGCAAGCCTGGGGCTGCAGGACTGCGCGCTCGCCGAACATCGCCATGCCCGCCGGTGGAGAACCCCACGGGGCACCAGCGGCCCCCGTGTGCCACCCGCAGTCGCCTGATCCCTGCGCCCCGCGGATCGGTGCTGGTGCAGCGCGAGAAGGACATGTCAGCCTACAACTGGAACTCCTTTGGCCTGCGCTACGGCAGG